A region from the Methylocella sp. genome encodes:
- a CDS encoding glycosyltransferase family 4 protein, producing the protein METYSRIGGIQNFNRRVFQNLARRAIGKHSPLAIVRGDQNAQLPTIQGLEITAPKCKICFYLRAGWEGLTKANIFILCHINLLPLAVLVRIMRPKLPILLFVHGDEVWNIRRKKRFYETRFVSSLTRIAAVSQFTVDVMAREFDVPLTKFRLLPNAVDPLTVSPSSNQRSLSTILTVTRLAESEREKNVDKMVRAVAVLRQKLPDVRYDIIGDGSLLPELKKLAKDLGVDDVVRFYGRVDDAELLAAYERASVFAMPSNKEGFGIVYLEAWQHGLPVICSSIGASSEIVADGVDGFVVDPDEEAALVERLYLLLSQRQAAAEMGERGRQKVMEKYLDANFRTALDQILDELLIESNSEELATIDGAELKR; encoded by the coding sequence TTGGAAACCTATTCAAGAATAGGTGGAATACAGAATTTCAATCGCCGGGTTTTTCAAAACCTTGCGCGGCGCGCGATTGGGAAGCATTCGCCGCTAGCCATTGTGCGAGGCGACCAGAACGCGCAGCTTCCAACGATACAAGGGCTCGAAATTACGGCCCCCAAGTGTAAAATCTGCTTTTACCTAAGAGCCGGCTGGGAAGGGCTGACCAAGGCTAATATTTTTATCCTCTGCCACATCAATCTGCTCCCTCTTGCAGTTCTGGTCAGGATTATGCGCCCCAAACTGCCTATACTCCTCTTCGTTCACGGAGACGAAGTCTGGAATATTCGCAGGAAAAAGCGCTTCTATGAGACGCGGTTCGTCAGTTCTCTGACGCGGATCGCTGCCGTTAGCCAGTTCACGGTCGACGTGATGGCCCGTGAATTCGACGTTCCCTTGACGAAATTCCGGCTTCTGCCCAATGCGGTCGATCCCCTCACTGTTTCGCCGAGCTCAAACCAGCGGTCGCTTTCGACGATCCTGACCGTGACGCGGCTCGCCGAGAGCGAGCGGGAGAAAAACGTCGATAAAATGGTTCGCGCTGTCGCCGTGTTGAGACAAAAACTGCCGGACGTCAGATACGACATTATCGGCGACGGCTCGCTGTTGCCGGAGTTGAAAAAGCTTGCAAAAGATCTTGGCGTCGACGACGTCGTCAGGTTTTACGGTCGGGTCGATGACGCGGAGTTGCTCGCGGCCTATGAGCGCGCGTCGGTCTTCGCCATGCCATCGAACAAGGAAGGTTTCGGGATCGTCTATCTCGAAGCGTGGCAGCATGGATTGCCGGTCATTTGCAGTTCGATTGGCGCCTCGAGCGAAATCGTCGCTGACGGCGTTGACGGATTCGTCGTCGATCCCGACGAAGAGGCGGCGCTCGTGGAGCGCCTCTATCTGTTGTTGTCTCAACGTCAGGCGGCGGCGGAGATGGGGGAGCGCGGTCGCCAAAAGGTTATGGAAAAATACCTCGACGCGAACTTTCGGACGGCTCTTGATCAAATACTGGATGAGTTGCTCATCGAATCGAATAGCGAAGAGCTCGCAACCATTGACGGCGCGGAATTGAAGCGCTGA
- a CDS encoding zinc-finger domain-containing protein: MAAHGVPHFHNQPGVPRVRVGAKEFMCVGALPPFDHPHIFIDMGDANEAICPYCSTLYVYDADLHGGCIPAECAFDPETALDKV, from the coding sequence ATGGCCGCACATGGCGTACCGCACTTTCACAATCAACCGGGGGTTCCGCGAGTCCGCGTAGGGGCGAAGGAATTCATGTGCGTCGGCGCATTGCCGCCGTTCGATCATCCACATATTTTCATCGACATGGGCGATGCCAATGAAGCTATCTGCCCCTATTGCTCGACCCTCTACGTCTATGACGCGGATTTGCATGGAGGCTGCATTCCGGCCGAATGCGCTTTCGATCCAGAGACCGCTCTCGACAAAGTCTGA